The uncultured Methanomethylovorans sp. genome contains a region encoding:
- a CDS encoding PAS domain S-box protein, with amino-acid sequence METKRKTQLQYEASLLESCRNVLNGYAGTEMGLQSDFLSVFIDTIPLPVFYKDVSGNYLGCNKAFENFIGKTREEIIGKTLPDTWSKEFAEKYGSMDQELYELPGKQIYEWKMELADGTKRDVIFHKATFSDPSGKTAGLIGVIQDVTELTKSIRLLEESGKDLRSILHSSTESIFLIDTSGTVLDVNEIAAHRLKTNAETLKGKNIYDFLPPEVEVKRRKMVDKVLTEGKPLHFEDEREGYSILNSIYPILNKDGKVERLAIFGLDVTASKKTGNALQNYAELKRSIIETAFDGYLYTNVDGNILETNEAYCTMSGYTRKELLSMNISDLKCDKSYEEIAAHLCKLIEIGKNRYTTKHRTKDGNVLDLEVSATYSEKAGSCLSFFLKDVTEQKLMEEALRESKIQIKRKLDAILEPEGNIGTLELADIIDHKAIQLLMDDFFRLTHIGVGIIDLHGKVLVATGWQDICMKFHRINPETRAHCIESDLQLTSGVAPGTFKLYRCKNNMLDIATPIIVGSSHVGNLFLGQFFFDDGDLPYETFRLQAKQHGFDEKEYIEALERVPRWSHEVVNSAMEFYTKLTQLISTLSYGNIKLARALAEKDNLFNSLCESEVRFRNYIEKSIDGIVILDRNGKVYEANQRYAEMLGYSPEEMNQLHIWEWDTQWTREQLLQMITEMNEAGDNFETQHLRKDGTFIDVEVSSNAALFNGQKLVFCVCRDITERKHGEKELFESESRNRLILDNCPMNVFLVRDGKYLYANSIGVNSLGYLSPEEVIGLPVDRTIPSECMDAIRERIKDPAKGQTNTPMELRIMRPDREECILEAVSVPIILEDGPASLVMGVDITERKKAEESVRKSEERLSLAMDASDYGFWDLDVDTKQMYYSPHICNMLGFKDEELSKNIFLNPKIFYPEDKRTIVAEMGKALREVIPLNLDCRLKHKSGECIWASIKGKPFDIDKTGIPHRFVGTMKNITQRVKAEEALLYAKIAANESNRIKSDIIKNITHELKTPLTAVIGFSDIMLEQQDNSNLNESQKRYIQHINNGGRQLLGTVNKILDFSRYEASEMGQLTVGKVCIKQLINETVGILFSKSIKKNQIIDTKMDSDIPDVLADEYKLKQIVYNLLENAIKFTGEKGSINIEVSLCEDMLQFSVRDNGIGIAKESLNRIFDPFIQIDGSISRKYSGTGMGLALVKKFVELHGGSIRVESELGKGSNFIFEIQLNLKLEECSDGS; translated from the coding sequence ATGGAAACGAAAAGAAAAACTCAGCTGCAATATGAAGCTTCCCTGCTTGAAAGTTGCAGAAATGTTTTGAATGGCTATGCAGGCACTGAAATGGGCCTTCAATCTGATTTTTTATCTGTTTTTATAGATACGATTCCCTTACCGGTGTTTTATAAAGATGTTTCAGGAAACTATCTTGGTTGCAACAAAGCATTTGAAAACTTCATTGGTAAGACCAGGGAAGAAATCATTGGCAAAACTTTACCAGATACGTGGTCTAAAGAGTTTGCAGAAAAATATGGAAGTATGGACCAGGAACTTTATGAGTTGCCTGGGAAACAAATATATGAGTGGAAAATGGAGCTGGCCGATGGAACTAAAAGAGATGTAATCTTCCATAAAGCCACTTTTAGTGACCCATCCGGAAAAACAGCCGGACTGATCGGAGTCATTCAGGATGTCACTGAACTCACAAAATCTATTAGATTACTAGAGGAAAGTGGAAAAGATCTAAGGTCAATACTTCACTCCTCTACCGAATCTATATTTCTTATCGATACTTCAGGGACCGTCCTTGATGTCAATGAAATTGCAGCTCATCGTCTTAAGACAAATGCAGAAACACTCAAAGGAAAAAATATATACGACTTTTTGCCTCCTGAAGTAGAGGTAAAACGTAGAAAAATGGTAGATAAAGTATTAACAGAAGGCAAGCCACTACATTTTGAAGATGAACGTGAAGGGTATTCTATTCTAAATTCCATATATCCTATATTAAACAAAGATGGAAAAGTAGAAAGACTGGCAATTTTTGGTCTGGATGTCACAGCCAGTAAAAAAACAGGAAATGCATTGCAGAATTATGCGGAATTAAAGAGATCCATTATTGAAACAGCTTTTGACGGTTATTTGTACACAAATGTAGATGGAAATATTCTGGAAACAAACGAAGCATACTGTACAATGAGTGGCTATACACGCAAAGAGCTGCTTAGCATGAATATTTCAGATCTAAAATGTGATAAGAGTTATGAAGAAATTGCTGCTCATCTCTGTAAACTCATAGAAATAGGAAAGAACCGTTACACAACAAAACATCGTACTAAGGACGGCAATGTATTAGATCTTGAAGTAAGTGCAACTTACTCGGAAAAAGCAGGATCATGTTTGTCTTTTTTCCTAAAAGATGTAACAGAACAGAAGCTTATGGAAGAAGCTTTGCGTGAAAGTAAAATTCAGATAAAAAGAAAACTTGATGCGATTTTGGAACCGGAAGGTAATATAGGAACTTTGGAGCTTGCTGACATCATTGACCATAAGGCAATACAATTATTAATGGATGACTTTTTCAGGCTAACCCATATTGGTGTTGGTATTATCGATCTTCATGGCAAGGTCTTGGTTGCTACTGGCTGGCAGGACATCTGCATGAAGTTCCATAGGATAAATCCTGAAACACGTGCTCATTGTATTGAAAGCGATTTACAACTGACTAGTGGCGTAGCCCCAGGCACATTCAAACTTTACAGATGCAAGAACAACATGCTGGATATAGCAACCCCCATTATAGTTGGCAGTTCACATGTCGGGAACTTGTTCCTTGGGCAATTTTTCTTTGACGATGGGGATCTACCATACGAGACCTTCAGGCTTCAGGCAAAACAACATGGATTTGATGAAAAAGAATATATTGAAGCTCTAGAGAGAGTCCCGCGCTGGAGCCACGAAGTTGTTAATTCGGCGATGGAATTCTATACTAAACTAACCCAGCTGATATCAACGCTCAGTTATGGAAATATAAAACTTGCCAGGGCATTAGCAGAAAAAGATAATTTATTCAATTCATTGTGCGAGAGTGAAGTCCGTTTTCGTAATTATATAGAGAAGTCAATAGATGGAATTGTAATCCTTGACAGGAATGGTAAAGTCTACGAGGCCAATCAAAGATATGCAGAAATGCTCGGCTATTCTCCAGAGGAGATGAACCAGCTACATATTTGGGAATGGGATACTCAATGGACCCGTGAGCAACTGCTGCAAATGATCACTGAAATGAATGAAGCAGGTGATAACTTTGAAACACAGCACCTCCGTAAGGACGGAACTTTCATCGACGTTGAGGTCAGCAGCAACGCAGCATTATTCAATGGACAAAAACTGGTATTTTGTGTTTGTCGGGATATTACTGAACGTAAACATGGAGAAAAGGAGCTCTTTGAAAGCGAATCTAGAAACCGGCTGATCTTGGATAATTGTCCAATGAATGTTTTTCTTGTAAGGGATGGAAAGTACCTTTATGCGAACTCCATTGGCGTGAATAGCCTTGGATACTTATCACCTGAAGAAGTAATAGGATTGCCTGTGGATCGGACTATTCCATCAGAGTGTATGGATGCCATAAGGGAGAGGATCAAAGATCCGGCAAAAGGACAGACTAATACACCAATGGAACTTAGGATAATGCGTCCCGACAGAGAAGAATGTATATTAGAGGCAGTTTCAGTACCCATCATACTTGAAGATGGACCTGCGAGCCTGGTCATGGGAGTTGACATTACAGAACGTAAGAAAGCAGAAGAATCTGTAAGAAAAAGCGAAGAGAGACTATCACTTGCAATGGATGCGTCAGATTATGGTTTTTGGGATTTGGATGTAGACACGAAACAGATGTATTATAGTCCACATATCTGCAATATGCTTGGATTTAAAGATGAAGAGTTAAGTAAAAACATATTTTTGAATCCAAAAATCTTCTATCCGGAAGATAAGAGAACTATTGTGGCTGAAATGGGCAAGGCATTAAGAGAAGTGATACCGTTAAACCTTGATTGTAGGCTTAAGCACAAATCTGGAGAATGCATATGGGCGTCTATAAAAGGAAAACCTTTCGACATTGATAAAACTGGTATACCTCATCGTTTTGTTGGTACAATGAAAAACATTACACAGCGTGTAAAAGCCGAAGAAGCCTTATTATATGCAAAGATTGCTGCAAATGAGTCAAACCGTATCAAGAGTGATATTATAAAAAATATAACACATGAACTGAAAACACCACTAACAGCCGTTATTGGCTTTTCGGATATAATGCTAGAACAACAAGACAATAGTAATCTGAACGAATCGCAGAAAAGATACATACAGCATATTAATAATGGTGGAAGACAGCTCCTTGGGACGGTAAACAAGATACTTGACTTTTCAAGATATGAAGCATCAGAAATGGGACAGCTTACGGTAGGGAAAGTTTGCATAAAGCAACTGATAAATGAAACTGTAGGTATCTTATTTTCGAAGTCCATTAAAAAGAATCAGATAATTGACACTAAAATGGATTCTGATATTCCGGATGTCTTGGCGGATGAATATAAACTAAAACAGATAGTATATAATCTTCTAGAAAATGCTATTAAATTCACAGGTGAAAAAGGCTCCATAAACATTGAAGTTTCATTATGTGAAGACATGCTGCAGTTCTCAGTAAGAGATAATGGGATCGGGATTGCAAAAGAAAGCCTTAATCGGATATTTGATCCATTTATTCAGATAGATGGCTCGATCTCAAGAAAATATAGCGGTACTGGAATGGGACTGGCACTCGTAAAGAAGTTTGTTGAATTGCACGGAGGTAGTATCCGGGTAGAGAGCGAGCTTGGAAAAGGTAGTAATTTTATTTTTGAGATCCAATTAAACCTCAAACTTGAAGAATGCTCAGATGGATCCTAA
- a CDS encoding cation:proton antiporter, whose amino-acid sequence MAKNLANNLAHPLSLMFLQIAIIVLMARLFGFLFHKIGQPSVIGEMTAGIILGPSVLGMFWPQLSNFLFSPASLGWLETLSNLGLVLFVFIIGLELDSNLLKNKAQTALVVSHASIVAPFFLGVCLAYFLYNGFAPEGVSFLSFSLFMGIAMSLTAFPVLARIIQERKLTQSSLGTLALTCAAADDVTAWCLLAAVVSIIRAETIMTFIATVVLSILYILFMLYFVRPLLQRLGDKYVIKGNVSKGFITMLFVVLFLSAFATETIGIHALFGAFLAGIIMPVQTDFRLAFISRIEDVSLVILLPLFFAINGLKTQLGLLNAGHLWVICGLIILVAVMGKFGGSAAAARFTGQSWANSLALGALMNTRGLIELVILSIGYDLGILTPTIFTMMVLMALVTTFMTRPMLWVIEHFFPNADLNVAENEV is encoded by the coding sequence ATGGCTAAAAATTTAGCTAATAACTTGGCTCATCCCCTCAGCCTCATGTTTTTACAGATCGCGATAATAGTTTTGATGGCTCGGTTGTTTGGCTTTCTTTTCCATAAAATAGGTCAACCATCTGTGATAGGTGAAATGACAGCAGGAATTATTTTAGGGCCATCAGTGTTGGGAATGTTCTGGCCACAGTTAAGCAATTTCTTATTCAGCCCCGCTTCATTGGGCTGGCTGGAAACACTTAGTAACCTGGGTCTGGTCCTTTTTGTGTTCATCATTGGTCTCGAACTTGACTCTAATTTACTGAAAAATAAGGCACAGACTGCTCTTGTCGTAAGCCATGCAAGTATTGTCGCACCTTTCTTTTTAGGTGTCTGCCTAGCCTACTTTTTGTATAATGGGTTTGCACCTGAAGGAGTTTCTTTTCTATCTTTTAGCCTGTTCATGGGTATTGCTATGAGCCTGACTGCTTTTCCTGTTTTGGCCAGAATTATTCAGGAACGTAAGCTTACACAATCTTCTCTGGGTACATTAGCGCTTACCTGCGCTGCAGCTGATGATGTTACAGCGTGGTGTTTGCTGGCAGCTGTTGTGAGTATAATCAGAGCTGAAACAATAATGACTTTTATTGCTACCGTTGTGCTGTCTATATTGTATATTTTATTTATGCTTTACTTTGTGCGCCCCCTTTTGCAACGCTTAGGTGACAAATATGTTATCAAGGGGAATGTTAGCAAAGGGTTTATTACAATGCTATTTGTCGTGCTATTCTTATCAGCTTTTGCCACCGAGACCATTGGCATTCATGCTCTTTTCGGAGCCTTTTTGGCAGGGATAATCATGCCTGTTCAAACAGATTTCAGGCTGGCCTTTATTTCCCGTATAGAAGATGTAAGCTTGGTAATATTATTACCTTTGTTCTTTGCTATTAATGGTCTCAAGACTCAATTGGGTCTGCTAAATGCAGGTCATCTGTGGGTCATCTGTGGCTTGATTATTCTGGTAGCAGTGATGGGAAAATTTGGAGGTAGCGCTGCAGCAGCCCGTTTTACTGGCCAGTCCTGGGCTAACTCTCTGGCCTTGGGAGCGCTGATGAATACACGAGGATTGATAGAACTAGTTATTCTAAGTATAGGATATGATCTAGGGATTTTGACTCCCACTATTTTTACTATGATGGTCCTGATGGCTCTGGTAACTACATTCATGACTCGTCCTATGCTGTGGGTCATTGAACATTTTTTCCCTAATGCAGATTTAAATGTAGCTGAAAATGAAGTATAG